One window from the genome of Megalobrama amblycephala isolate DHTTF-2021 linkage group LG4, ASM1881202v1, whole genome shotgun sequence encodes:
- the LOC125267506 gene encoding trichohyalin-like isoform X1 — protein MDTLFVRKCHRGKGHGVKILEDFVGSFRKELIGLKFPLSEAMYKVCEKYFSIYPADKEILWEVEKIGSPFQRTLIAKSLQKLKLKAEKDPIVSKLNFEEDDVTAPMEIEITKVQETTEYTAEIVEETITDITKEVDDIPVTRRGRGSDLKRRGIRENSEERLSKIIIRVEDIEAGVESPIEVATEEHPDDTFSVKESETLRSTTDTVTTTVTNISEVRSSQKEEEWEKDKVTATSEGTPVTHFTTAGEIKSQGGSEKECEMVNKEHTVVIQRATIGSIDQSQLQSVVDIEIVKMSTGTEEEKIENLEKNKEVEKDKTVCEAEKEEIKQMLDEPEEEKAASGTVETSNNTEALEEVTDQSGTLANKAEESKVEEYNEKDKLTVETDFSMDAEITQVGETVDVVPEISEIDQEEAPQQSSVESAEVHKLKTTPEEDEETVENSSMMTEAKLSPKEACNNHGEIDIAEQDEIKSVSNEEQAAEEIMKMEKQDGTLDTREAYNAAADAKITPEQSTGYEEQEGEPEPETTEVVLLSQVEKPEEKTDTEQAKEDADKLIPKQGKQAQKKRSTDTPSRSTSLRDQPVDPGVTVRCLRSTSKPIKITPVRRSTRSKAVIQQVESVDPQVEAKFRTDENSERDEVVAKEIGTEEGEKANTNVDETVVIETGSSEVLKATEIDDKEKTPQITEGTEKDIPPVEAVPDEDATEKVKEIKTMENKEANLVRQRDSCIEMSSLAQEKNVQEEEAPVRTEISLRRRTIRVQSPLRRKSRRVQNQEAEPDVEHQERHAVMTKSKSESISTTEKRVEEMDQEVNKMENKEANLAELEPVEEDTEKIIPLVEGEPDEDATEKGFEEINKMEKKEINLAELEPVEEPDMIRNEDEKTSTEENVCLPIITTETSFESLDDMKTVETAAVDTEKSELLMGVEIDDQVKVAEPDEETGIEDATVVLVDLNKFSQNTEEVESPEVLKHSQMEEHLELDKPDKSEQELCNVASEEEEQKDEIQTQEDTEMIPEEEKMEEEKITAEELNKLGEQDMAFEEQKPTGDLATMHNAQSNLVESNKNENNQNEDEIAEAEPEEDVVEKDAGNKETNLAVTKDTVEEAPEIGEEANLEQQKNEPMIKNVNETAETEKPMEMDPVVNKEQTYVIEETTIQIEEKVSQVESTETNLNDNARITRRSLRLSAKPVTESTQKTRKSTRLHKAELEPVKEADTSKNKYEETTATTERTVNVCIPVITVETSLESPDEIPNTNVEKTSAVEPETSELLMGVETADKNEAPQIVEEVTFVEAEPDEEVEKDDGTPIIQLQKSTVVLVDLNTNLSQNTEGERDTPQVHSQTEEQLELDEPDKSEYQQCIQTSENEEQQEELQKEEDTEKTPEEEENKTEEENTVEEQNKLDKQDMTFEEQKPTEDLEGQNDVKETEIVEDYEAAIDVDVEEAVTSKEHSEATTMADKIIQEADIALKEKQTDSDVEISSLTQEAPEAVQKILEEEVPVSTERSLRRRTIKVQSPPRRKSRRVQKQEAKFFEVKTREVPITGKGVDEMHKEGAEIDDKEETLQTSTLEATDEIIPLIEEKHDEEIIKKGFEETNKIENKETNFDMTKDTDENALEMVEEANLEQQENEPLVKNQKETDDTEKPMEIDPVVNKEQTHIIEETTIQIEEMTSQVESTETNQSDNERITRRSLRLSAKSVTESTQKTRKSTRLHKAELEPVKAADMSENKYEETSEKTEENGNMCIPVITVEPNLESIGEIANTNLEETTAVEPETSELRMGVETDDKNEAPQIVEEVSFVEAEPDEEVEKDDGTPIIQLQKATVVLVDLNTNLCQNTEGECDTLEVLTHSQTEEQLELDEPEKSEYQQRIQTSENEEQQEELQKEEDTEKTPEEEKNKMEEENTVEEQNKHDKQDMTFEEHKPTEDLEGQNDVKEIVEEYKAVVDEDVEEAVTSKEHPEATTMAENDQDIALKEKQMDSGVEISSLTQEAPEAVQEILEEEVPVSTERSLRCRTIKVQSPPRRKSRRVQKQEAEVFEDKTREVPITGKGVDEMHKEGAEIDDKEGTLQKSTLEATDEIIPLIEEKHDEEIIKKGFKETNEIENKETNFDMTKDTDEKASEMVEEANLEQQENEPLVKNQKETDDTEKPMEIDPVVNKEQTHIIEETTIQIQEKTSQVESTETNQSDNERITRRSLRLSAKSVTESTQKTRKSTRLHKAELEPVKAADMSENKYEETSEKTEETVNVCIPVITVEPNLESIGEIANTNLEETTAVEPETSELRMGVETDDKNEAPQIVEEVSFVEAEPDEEVEKDDGTPIIQLQKATVVLVDLNTNLSQNTEGECDTLEVLTHSQTEEQLELDEPDKSEYQQRIQTSENEEQQEELQKEEDTEKTPEEEKNKMEEENTVEEQNKNDKQDMTFEEQKPTEDLEGQNDVKEIVEEYKAVVDEDVEEAVTSKEHPEATKMAKNDQDIALKEKQMDSGVEISGLTQEAPEPVQEILEEEVPVSTERSLRRRTIKVQSPPRRKSRRVQKQEAEADVEHTKSKTESVSMTETTEKEMDQEVNRMENKEANSAEMEPVEEDTEKIIPLVEGEPDEDVIEKRFEEINRMENKETSLENDAAPEMGREDANLEQRENEPLVKNEKETAEAEKPMEVDKVPVVCRSKHTL, from the exons GAGGAGACCATTACAGACATCACCAAAG AAGTAGATGACATACCTGTCACAAGGCGTGGCAGAGGTAGCGACCTGAAACGCAGAGGTATCAGAGAAAATTCAGAGGAGAGGCTTTCAAAGATCATTATCAG GGTGGAAGACATTGAGGCAGGAGTTGAAAGTCCAATTGAAGTGGCAACCGAGGAACATCCTGATGACACTTTTTCTGTAAAAGAATCAGAAACTCTCAGG AGTACAACAGACACAGTAACTACAACTGTGACAAACATTTCAGAGGTTagaagttcacagaaagagGAGGAATGGGAAAAAGACAAAGTCACAGCTACATCAGAGGGGACTCCAGTCACCCACTTCACCACAGCTGGGGAAATAAAGAGCCAAGGAGGCAGTGAGAAGGAATGCGAAATGGTTAATAAGGAGCACACTGTAGTAATACAAAGAGCCACTATAGGGTCTATTGACCAAAGCCAACTTCAGTCTGTGGTGGACATAGAAATTGTCAAGATGAGTACAGGAACTGAAGAGGAAAAAATTGAGAATTTAGaaaagaacaaagaggttgagAAAGATAAAACTGTGTGTGAGGCAGAGAAGgaagaaataaagcaaatgcTGGATGAACCTGAAGAGGAAAAGGCTGCGAGTGGTACTGTTGAAACATCTAACAATACTGAAGCTTTAGAAGAGGTGACAGATCAATCAGGGACTCTTGCTAACAAAGCAGAAGAGTCTAAGGTTGAGGAATACAATGAAAAAGACAAGCTTACAGTGGAAACTGATTTTAGTATGGATGCTGAAATCACACAGGTTGGGGAAACTGTAGATGTAGTTCCTGAAATTTCAGAAATAGACCAAGAAGAAGCACCACAACAGTCATCTGTAGAGTCTGCTGAGGTGCACAAATTGAAAACAACACCTGAAGAGGATGAGGAGACAGTGGAGAATAGCTCTATGATGACTGAAGCCAAACTTTCTCCTAAAGAGGCATGTAATAATCACGGAGAGATAGATATTGCTGAACAAGATGAAATTAAGTCAGTGTCAAATGAGGAACAAGCAGCTGAAGAAattatgaaaatggaaaaacaagaTGGTACATTGGACACAAGAGAAGCATATAATGCAGCAGCTGATGCTAAAATAACTCCAGAACAATCAACTGGTTACGAAGAACAAGAGGGTGAGCCAGAACCTGAAACCACAGAGGTTGTTCTTCTAAGCCAAGTTGAGAAACCAGAGGAGAAAACAGACACTGAACAAGCTAAAGAGGATGCAGATAAGTTGATTCCCAAACAAGGCAAACAAGCTCAAAAGAAAAGATCTACTGACACCCCAAGTAGATCAACAAGTCTTAGAGATCAACCTGTTGACCCTGGGGTGACAGTTAGATGTCTCAGAAGCACTTCGAAACCAATCAAAATCACCCCTGTTAGGAGATCTACACGTAGCAAAGCAGTGATTCAGCAGGTGGAAAGTGTTGACCCACAAGTTGAGGCAAAATTCAGGACTGATGAAAACTCAGAAAGGGATGAAGTTGTTGCAAAGGAAATAGGTACAGAGGAGGGTGAAAAGGCAAACACAAATGTTGATGAAACAGTAGTCATTGAAACTGGAAGTTCTGAAGTGCTGAAAGCAACAGAAATAGATGACAAAGAGAAAACACCTCAGATTACAGAAGGTACTGAGAAGGACATCCCACCTGTAGAAGCAGTACCTGATGAGGACGCAACAGAAAAAGTTAAAGAAATCAAAACGATggagaacaaagaagcaaatttaGTTAGACAAAGAGACAGTTGTATAGAGATGAGCAGTCTTGCTCAGGAGAAAAATGTCCAGGAAGAGGAGGCACCAGTCAGGACAGAAATAAGTCTTAGACGTAGAACAATAAGAGTTCAGTCTCCACTGAGAAGGAAATCTAGACGTGTACAAAATCAAGAAGCTGAACCAGATGTTGAACATCAGGAAAGACATGCAGTGATGACCAAGAGTAAAAGTGAATCAATCTCAACAACAGAAAAGAGAGTTGAAGAAATGGATCAAGAGGTAAACAAGATGGAGAACAAGGAAGCAAATTTAGCTGAGTTGGAGCCAGTGGAAGAGGATACTGAGAAGATTATCCCACTTGTAGAAGGAGAACCTGATGAGGATGCAACAGAAAAAGGATTTGAAGAAATCAACAAAATGGAGAAAAAGGAAATAAATTTAGCTGAGCTGGAGCCAGTGGAAGAACCAGACATGATTAGAAATGAAGATGAAAAAACTTCAACAGAAGAGAATGTCTGTTTACCAATTATTACAACAGAGACCAGTTTTGAAAGTCTTGATGATATGAAAACTGTGGAAACTGCAGCTGTTGATACTGAGAAATCCGAGCTACTGATGGGTGTAGAAATAGATGATCAAGTAAAAGTAGCAGAACCTGATGAGGAGACAGGGATAGAGGATGCCACAGTAGTACTTGTAGATTTGAACAAATTTTCCCAAAATACAGAGGAGGTTGAGAGTCCAGAAGTCTTAAAACATTCACAAATGGAGGAACATCTGGAACTGGATAAACCAGATAAAAGTGAACAAGAACTGTGCAACGTGGCATCAGAAGAGGAGGAACAAAAAGATGAAATACAAACACAGGAAGACACTGAAATGATCCCTGAGGAAGAAAAAATGGAGGAAGAAAAGATCACAGCTGAAGAGCTAAACAAACTCGGTGAACAAGACATGGCATTTGAGGAGCAAAAGCCAACAGGAGATTTGGCCACAATGCACAATGCTCAGAGCAACCTGGTGGAaagcaataaaaatgaaaacaatcagAATGAGGATGAAATTGCAGAAGCAGAACCTGAAGAGGATGTGGTAGAAAAAGATGCTGGGAACAAGGAAACAAATTTAGCTGTGACAAAGGACACAGTTGAGGAGGCACCTGAGATAGGAGAAGAAGCCAATTTAGAGCAACAGAAAAATGAACCAATGATTAAAAATGTGAATGAAACAGCTGAGACAGAAAAACCCATGGAGATGGATCCAGTGGTTAACAAGGAGCAAACATATGTTATAGAGGAGACCACCattcaaatagaggagaagGTCTCACAGGTAGAAAGCACTGAAACCAATCTAAATGACAATGCAAGGATCACAAGAAGAAGTCTCAGGCTCAGTGCAAAACCAGTCACAGAATCTACACAGAAGACCAGAAAATCTACACGTCTCCACAAAGCAGAGTTGGAACCAGTAAAAGAAGCAGATAcgagtaaaaataaatatgaagaaACCACAGCAACAACAGAAAGGactgtgaatgtgtgtatacCAGTAATTACAGTAGAGACCAGCTTGGAAAGTCCTGATGAAATACCAAATACAAACGTTGAGAAAACTTCAGCTGTTGAACCTGAGACATCTGAACTTCTCATGGGTgtagaaacagctgataaaaatGAGGCACCTCAGATTGTAGAGGAGGTCACGTTTGTAGAAGCAGAACCTGATGAGGAGGTAGAGAAAGATGATGGTACTCCAATAATACAGCTGCAAAAATCCACAGTAGTACTTGTAGATTTAAACACAAACCTTTCCCAAAATACAGAAGGAGAGCGTGACACTCCACAAGTCCATTCCCAGACAGAGGAACAACTGGAACTGGATGAACCAGATAAAAGTGAATATCAACAATGTATCCAGACATCAGAAAATGAGGAACAGCAAGAAGAACTACAAAAAGAGGAAGATACTGAAAAGACCCCTGAGGAAGAAGAGAACAAAACAGAGGAAGAAAACACAGTTGAAGAACAGAATAAACTTGATAAACAAGACATGACATTTGAGGAGCAGAAACCAACAGAAGATTTGGAAGGACAAAATGATGTAAAGGAGACAGAGATTGTAGAGGATTATGAGGCAGCCATAGATGTGGATGTGGAAGAAGCTGTAACATCTAAAGAGCATTCAGAAGCAACAACAATGGCAGACAAAATAATTCAGGAGGCAGATATTGCTTTAAAAGAGAAACAAACGGACAGTGATGTAGAAATTAGCAGTCTTACTCAGGAGGCACCAGAAGCTGTCCAGAAAATCTTAGAAGAGGAGGTACCAGTCAGCACAGAGAGAAGTCTCAGACGTAGAACAATAAAAGTTCAGTCACCACCAAGAAGGAAATCTAGACGTGTACAAAAACAAGAAGCTAAATTTTTTGAAGTTAAAACTAGAGAAGTCCCAATAACAGGAAAGGGAGTTGATGAAATGCACAAAGAAGGTGCAGAAATAGATGATAAAGAGGAAACACTTCAAACATCAACGTTAGAGGCTACTGATGAGATTATACCACTTATTGAAGAAAAACATGATgaggaaataataaaaaaaggattTGAAGAAACCAACAAGATAGAGAACAAGGAAACTAATTTTGATATGACAAAGGACACAGATGAGAACGCACTTGAAATGGTAGAAGAAGCCAATTTAGAGCAACAGGAAAATGAGCCATTGGTTAAAAATCAGAAAGAAACAGATGATACAGAAAAGCCCATGGAAATTGACCCAGTGGTTAACAAGGAGCAAACACACATTATTGAGGAGACCACTATTCAAATAGAGGAGATGACCTCACAGGTAGAAAGCACTGAAACCAATCAAAGTGACAATGAAAGGATCACAAGAAGAAGTCTCAGGCTCAGTGCAAAATCAGTCACAGAATCTACACAGAAGACCAGAAAATCTACACGTCTCCACAAAGCAGAGTTGGAACCAGTAAAAGCAGCAGATATGagtgaaaataaatatgaagaAACCTCAGAAAAGACAGAAGAGAATGGGAACATGTGTATACCAGTAATTACAGTAGAGCCCAATTTGGAAAGTATTGGTGAAATAGCAAACACAAATCTTGAAGAAACTACAGCTGTTGAACCTGAGACGTCTGAACTGCGGATGGGTGTAGAAACAGATGATAAAAATGAGGCACCTCAGATTGTAGAGGAGGTCTCATTTGTGGAAGCAGAACCTGATGAGGAGGTAGAGAAAGATGATGGTACTCCAATAATACAGCTGCAAAAAGCCACTGTAGTACTTGTAGATTTAAACACAAACCTTTGCCAAAATACAGAAGGAGAGTGTGACACTCTAGAAGTCCTAACGCATTCCCAGACAGAGGAACAACTGGAACTAGATGAACCAGAAAAAAGTGAATATCAACAACGTATCCAGACATCAGAAAATGAGGAACAGCAAGAAGAACTACAAAAAGAGGAAGATACTGAAAAGACCCCTGAGgaagaaaagaacaaaatggAGGAAGAAAACACAGTTGAAgaacagaataaacatgataAACAAGACATGACGTTTGAGGAGCATAAACCAACAGAAGATTTGGAGGGACAAAATGATGTAAAGGAAATTGTAGAGGAATATAAGGCAGTCGTAGATGAGGATGTGGAAGAAGCTGTAACATCTAAAGAGCATCCAGAGGCAACAACAATGGCAGAAAATGATCAAGATATTGCTTTAAAAGAGAAACAAATGGACAGTGGTGTAGAAATTAGCAGTCTTACTCAGGAGGCACCAGAAGCTGTCCAGGAAATCTTAGAAGAGGAGGTACCAGTCAGCACAGAGAGAAGTCTCAGATGTAGAACAATAAAAGTTCAGTCACCACCAAGAAGGAAATCTAGACGTGTACAAAAACAAGAAGCTGAAGTTTTTGAAGATAAAACTAGAGAAGTCCCAATAACAGGAAAGGGAGTTGATGAAATGCACAAAGAAGGTGCAGAAATAGATGATAAAGAGGGAACACTTCAGAAATCAACTTTAGAGGCTACTGATGAGATTATACCACTTATTGAAGAAAAACATGATgaggaaataataaaaaaaggattTAAAGAAACTAACGAGATAGAGAACAAGGAAACTAATTTTGATATGACAAAGGACACAGATGAGAAGGCATCTGAAATGGTAGAAGAAGCCAATTTAGAGCAACAGGAAAATGAGCCATTGGTTAAAAATCAGAAAGAAACAGATGATACAGAAAAGCCCATGGAAATTGACCCAGTGGTTAACAAGGAGCAAACGCACATTATTGAGGAGACCACTATTCAAATACAGGAGAAGACCTCACAGGTAGAAAGCACTGAAACCAATCAAAGTGACAATGAAAGGATCACAAGAAGAAGTCTCAGGCTCAGTGCAAAATCAGTCACAGAATCTACACAGAAGACCAGAAAATCTACACGTCTCCACAAAGCAGAGTTGGAACCAGTAAAAGCAGCAGATATGagtgaaaataaatatgaagaAACCTCAGAAAAGACAGAAGAGACTGTGAACGTGTGTATACCAGTAATTACGGTAGAGCCCAATTTGGAAAGTATTGGTGAAATAGCAAACACAAATCTTGAAGAAACTACAGCTGTTGAACCTGAGACGTCTGAACTGCGGATGGGTGTAGAAACAGATGATAAAAATGAGGCACCTCAGATTGTAGAGGAGGTCTCATTTGTGGAAGCAGAACCTGATGAGGAGGTAGAGAAAGATGATGGTACTCCAATAATACAGCTGCAAAAAGCCACTGTAGTACTTGTAGATTTAAACACAAACCTTTCCCAAAATACAGAAGGAGAGTGTGACACTCTAGAAGTCCTAACGCATTCCCAGACAGAGGAACAACTGGAACTAGATGAACCAGACAAAAGTGAATATCAACAACGTATCCAGACATCAGAAAATGAGGAACAGCAAGAAGAACTACAAAAAGAGGAAGATACTGAAAAGACCCCTGAGgaagaaaagaacaaaatggAGGAAGAAAACACAGTTGAAGAacagaataaaaatgataaacaagACATGACGTTTGAGGAGCAGAAACCAACAGAAGATTTGGAGGGACAAAATGATGTAAAGGAGATTGTAGAGGAATATAAGGCAGTCGTAGATGAGGATGTGGAAGAAGCTGTAACATCTAAAGAGCATCCAGAAGCAACAAAAATGGCTAAAAATGATCAAGATATTGCTTTAAAAGAGAAACAAATGGACAGTGGTGTAGAAATTAGTGGTCTTACTCAGGAGGCACCAGAACCTGTCCAGGAAATCTTAGAAGAGGAGGTACCAGTCAGCACAGAGAGAAGTCTCAGACGTAGAACAATAAAAGTTCAGTCACCACCAAGAAGGAAATCTAGACGTGTACAAAAACAAGAAGCTGAAGCAGATGTTGAACATACCAAGAGTAAAACTGAATCAGTTTCAATGACAGAAACGACAGAAAAAGAAATGGATCAAGAAGTCAACAGGATGGAGAACAAGGAAGCAAATTCAGCTGAGATGGAGCCAGTGGAAGAGGATACTGAGAAGATTATCCCACTTGTAGAAGGAGAACCTGATGAGGATGTAATAGAGAAAAGGTTTGAAGAAATCAACAGGATGGAGAACAAGGAAACAAGCTTAGAGAATGATGCGGCTCCTGAGATGGGAAGAGAGGATGCCAATTTAGAGCAACGTGAAAATGAGCCATTGGttaaaaatgagaaagaaacagCCGAGGCAGAAAAACCCATGGAGGTGGATAAAGTTCCAGTCGTTTGCAGGAGCAAACATACATTATAG